One Ornithodoros turicata isolate Travis unplaced genomic scaffold, ASM3712646v1 ctg00000746.1, whole genome shotgun sequence DNA window includes the following coding sequences:
- the LOC135374774 gene encoding neprilysin-1-like, whose product MSHTSKMSDMSDPDVMSELEREKEPVAEKRSSGSGEKKETSAIEQELFIIALYAIGALAFAAGIAIIVFHRKGKPPVDGNYTEDNEPGTRTAPSPEDDEEVYEIKTLCGTDDCNYMRWLISMSVDTAKNPCDNFFTYVCSGAMEHFKGVSNMLYFVTLQNMQAIEMWFRNASPPAQRQSAFQKAVKLYQSCLEDPQSSKTGIQEILRNLGLSLTQELNFEPLDMQVRFLFEGHSAIYIMTPAPSRSQNDIFLDVRVSTIFDSFRSVKPGSATERRIIYQKVLHWVFEGLNLDDKVMDDVLQAEDKVYVVSSNQAYGDKRYRFGMSNIDYFAGKDRGLSERWKKSLQKWSKSLFPGRYQIQMTLNDIHLLYNLFGSKALISTEDIRTFFAWRTTWYLYNISGVTMANEKASEIADKCLTDVLYLFKIVAPMKTLLEKVNQSTVDAVERMTNDILLGIERSFRTSNWLDGPTRKGALKKISQLHKSIGYPLGISSEKAADAYLSNVPDMTDSYVWNVVKVMEHQTSTAIDLLRSKDALSSSIVAHFIDFIPVYSANAAYNALSNVIYIPPGLMVRPIFTYGGAPELNYGALGGILTHEIMHGFDGTGKNYDGTGKRTGWFSEASNRAYANLIECHNVNIENAPKARHYEDYPAEYLADTMGRGSILKVYRKAFKKSPVSLGHLKGLTSDQLFYVAWCLMWCGEPLPEKTHPRSDERCNVPLMSSEHFGEVFNCPPESPMNPKKKCPFWRTLL is encoded by the exons ATGAGCCACACGTCCAAAATGTCAGATATGTCTGACCCCGATGTGATGTCG GAGCTTGAACGTGAAAAGGAGCCAGTGGCAGAGAAGAGGAGCAGTGGCAGTGgcgaaaaaaaagagacaagCGCTATCGAACAAGAGCTATTCATAATAGCACTCTACGCTATAGGAGCTCTGGCATTTGCAGCTGGTATCGCCATCATAGTGTTCCATCGAAAAGGTAAACCACCTGTCGATGGCAATTACACAGAGGACAACGAACCGGGGACTCGTACAGCTCCATCCCCAGAAGACGACGAAGAGGTCTATGAAATAAAAACACTATGTGGCACCGACGACTGCAACTACATGCGCTGGCTGATCAGTATGTCTGTCGACACGGCAAAGAATCCGTGCGATAATTTTTTTACCTATGTCTGCTCCGGTGCTATGGAGCATTTCAAAGGGGTATCAAACATGCTATATTTCGTGACCCTCCAGAATATGCAAGCAATTGAGATGTGGTTCAGAAACGCCTCCCCTCCGGCTCAAAGACAAAGCGCCTTCCAGAAAGCCGTCAAGTTGTATCAATCGTGTCTAGAAGATCCGCAGTCAAGCAAGACAGGAATACAAGAAATTCTAAGAAATTTAGGCTTGTCATTGACACAAGAGTTGAACTTTGAACCGCTTGATATGCAAGTGAGGTTTCTGTTTGAAGGACATTCGGCGATATACATCATGACTCCAGCACCGTCTCGCAGCCAGAACGACATCTTCCTCGACGTTCGTGTATCTACTATTTTTGATTCGTTTCGCTCGGTTAAGCCTGGCAGTGCAACGGAACGCAGAATAATTTATCAAAAGGTGTTACACTGGGTATTCGAAGGTTTAAATCTCGACGACAAGGTTATGGATGACGTTCTACAAGCGGAAGACAAAGTGTACGTCGTCTCCAGCAACCAGGCGTACGGAGACAAACGTTACAGATTTGGAATGTCTAACATCGATTATTTTGCCGGCAAAGACCGGGGACTATCCGAACGGTGGAAAAAGAGCCTACAAAAATGGTCAAAGTCGCTCTTCCCCGGAAGATATCAAATTCAGATGACTTTAAACGATATACACCTACTCTATAATTTATTTGGCAGCAAAGCATTGATAAGCACCGAAGACATCCGGACATTTTTTGCATGGAGAACAACGTGGTACCTCTACAATATATCTGGAGTAACCATGGCAAATGAGAAGGCCAGTGAGATAGCCGACAAATGCCTAACTGACGTCTTATATTTATTCAAGATTGTAGCGCCGATGAAGACGTTGTTAGAGAAGGTAAACCAGTCAACGGTAGATGCTGTAGAACGGATGACGAATGATATTCTGCTTGGGATCGAAAGGTCATTCAGAACATCGAACTGGCTCGACGGTCCTACACGAAAGGGGGCCTTAAAAAAGATATCTCAGTTACACAAGAGTATCGGTTACCCTCTTGGTATTTCATCAGAAAAAGCGGCTGACGCATATTTGAGCAATGTCCCAGACATGACCGACAGTTACGTTTGGAACGTCGTGAAGGTGATGGAGCATCAAACGTCCACTGCTATTGATTTGTTGAGGAGTAAAGACGCCCTCAGCTCGTCCATCGTGGCTCACTTCATAGACTTCATACCGGTGTATTCGGCAAACGCGGCGTACAATGCGCTAAGCAACGTGATTTATATTCCTCCAGGCTTAATGGTCCGGCCAATTTTCACTTATGGCGGAGCACCTGAATTGAACTACGGTGCGCTGGGCGGGATACTGACACACGAAATTATGCACGGCTTCGACGGTACCGGAAAAAATTACGACGGTACAGGAAAAAGAACAGGCTGGTTTTCCGAAGCGAGTAACCGAGCGTACGCTAACCTCATTGAGTGTCACAACGTCAACATCGAGAACGCCCCAAAGGCAAGACACTACGAGGATTACCCGGCCGAGTACTTAGCGGATACGATGGGCAGAGGGTCAATACTGAAGGTGTACaggaaagcttttaaaaaatCGCCCGTGAGCCTGGGGCATCTGAAGGGGTTGACGAGTGATCAGCTCTTCTACGTGGCTTGGTGCCTGATGTGGTGTGGAGAGCCTCTTCCAGAGAAGACTCATCCTCGCTCTGACGAGAGGTGCAATGTTCCTCTCATGAGTTCCGAGCACTTTGGCGAAGTGTTTAACTGTCCTCCGGAATCGCCAATGAATCCGAAGAAAAAATGTCCCTTTTGGAGAACGCTTCTCTGA
- the LOC135374803 gene encoding membrane metallo-endopeptidase-like 1 — protein MSHRSNMANPDVMSELEREQEPVADERKQTISIEHGLLALVLYALGALAFGAGVAIIAFHQRGQPPVGGSYTEDDEFRISTARKTSQALATPSSEDDEEDHERQTLCGTDDCNYMRWLVSMSVDTTKNPCDNFFTYVCAGAMKHFKGTSNMLFYVTHQNRRAIEMWLKNASPPAQRQSASQKAVKLYQSCLEDPQSSKPGIHEILRKLGLSLTQELNFEPLDMQVRFLVEGYSVIYIMTLAPSRSRNDIYLDVRVSPHFDSFRSVKPRSATERRKIYQNVLHWVFEGLNLDDEVVDRVLQAEDEVYAVSSNRTYSDKSYRFGMSNIDYFAGKDQGLCERWRKSLQKWSKSLFPGRYRIEMTLYDIHLLYNLFGSKALISTEDIRTFFAWRTTWYLYNVSGVNTANQKASWRAEICLRYVLYLFRIVAPMKTLLEKVNQSTVDIVERMTNDILLGIETSFRTSSWLDNSTRKGALKKLSQLHKRIGYPFGVSSEKAADAYLSNVPDMTDSYVSNVMKMVEHLTSSAIDLLRNKDGLNASVVARFTASIPIYSANAAYNALYNVIYIPPGLMVRPIFTYGGAPELNYGALGGILTHEIMHGFDTTGKKYDGTGNRTDWFSEASNRAYANLIQCHNVSIENAPKARHYADYPGEYLADTMGRGSLLKVHRKALETSPVRLGQLNGLTSDQLFYVAWCLMWCGKPVPGKTHPRSDERCNVPLMSSEHFGEVFNCPPESPMNPKKKCPFWRTLL, from the exons ATGAGCCACCGGTCAAACATGGCAAACCCCGATGTGATGTCG gAGCTTGAACGCGAACAGGAGCCAGTGGCAGACGAAAGAAAACAGACAATCTCTATCGAACACGGGCTACTCGCGCTAGTACTCTACGCTCTAGGAGCTCTGGCATTTGGAGCTGGTGTCGCCATCATAGCGTTCCATCAAAGAGGTCAACCGCCTGTGGGTGGTAGTTATACAGAGGACGACGAATTCAGGATTTCTACAGCACGAAAGACAAGTCAGGCTCTTGCAACCCCATCCTCAGAAGACGACGAGGAGGACCATGAAAGGCAAACACTATGTGGCACCGACGACTGCAACTACATGCGCTGGCTGGTCAGTATGTCTGTCGACACGACAAAGAATCCATGCGATAATTTTTTTACCTATGTCTGCGCCGGTGCTATGAAGCATTTTAAGGGGACATCAAACATGCTATTTTACGTGACCCACCAGAATAGGCGAGCGATTGAGATGTGGTTGAAAAATGCCTCTCCTCCGGCTCAAAGACAAAGCGCCTCTCAGAAAGCAGTCAAGTTGTATCAATCGTGTCTCGAAGATCCACAGTCAAGCAAGCCAGGAATACATGAAATTCTAAGGAAGTTAGGCTTGTCATTGACACAAGAATTGAACTTTGAACCGCTTGATATGCAAGTGAGGTTTCTGGTTGAAGGATATTCGGTGATATACATCATGACTTTAGCACCATCACGGAGCCGGAACGACATCTATCTCGACGTTCGTGTATCTCCTCATTTCGACTCGTTTCGCTCGGTTAAGCCTCGCAGTGCAACGGAACGCAGAAAAATTTATCAAAACGTGTTACACTGGGTATTCGAAGGTTTAAATCTCGACGACGAGGTTGTAGATCGTGTTCTACAAGCGGAAGACGAAGTGTACGCCGTCTCCAGCAACCGGACGTACAGTGACAAGAGTTACAGATTTGGAATGTCTAACATCGATTACTTTGCCGGCAAAGACCAGGGACTATGCGAGAGGTGGAGAAAGAGCCTACAAAAATGGTCAAAGTCGCTTTTCCCCGGAAGATATCGAATTGAAATGACATTATACGATATACATCTCCTCTATAATTTATTTGGCAGCAAAGCATTGATCAGCACCGAAGACATTCGAACATTTTTTGCATGGAGAACAACGTGGTACCTTTACAATGTATCTGGAGTGAACACGGCAAATCAGAAGGCCAGTTGGAGAGCCGAGATATGCCTAAGATACGTCTTATATTTATTCAGGATTGTAGCGCCGATGAAGACGTTGTTAGAGAAGGTAAACCAGTCAACAGTAGATATTGTAGAGCGGATGACGAATGATATCCTGCTTGGGATCGAAACGTCTTTCAGGACATCGAGTTGGCTCGACAATTCTACGCGGAAGGGGGCCTTAAAAAAGCTATCGCAGTTACACAAACGTATAGGTTACCCTTTTGGTGTTTCATCAGAAAAAGCGGCTGACGCATATTTGAGCAATGTCCCAGACATGACCGACAGTTACGTTTCGAACGTCATGAAGATGGTAGAGCATCTAACGTCAAGTGCTATTGACCTGTTGAGGAACAAAGATGGCCTCAATGCGTCCGTCGTAGCTCGCTTCACAGCCTCGATACCGATCTATTCTGCAAACGCGGCGTACAACGCGTTATACAACGTGATTTATATTCCTCCAGGCTTAATGGTCCGTCCAATTTTCACTTATGGAGGAGCACCTGAATTGAACTACGGTGCGCTGGGCGGGATACTGACACACGAAATTATGCACGGCTTCGACACTACCGGAAAAAAATACGACGGTACGGGAAACAGAACAGACTGGTTTTCTGAAGCGAGTAACCGAGCGTACGCTAACCTCATTCAGTGTCACAACGTCAGCATCGAGAACGCTCCAAAGGCAAGACACTACGCGGATTACCCGGGCGAGTACCTAGCGGATACGATGGGCAGAGGGTCATTGCTGAAGGTGCACAGGAAAGCTTTGGAAACATCGCCTGTTCGTCTGGGACAACTGAATGGGTTGACGAGTGATCAGCTCTTCTACGTGGCTTGGTGCCTGATGTGGTGTGGAAAGCCTGTCCCGGGGAAGACTCATCCTCGCTCTGACGAGAGGTGCAATGTTCCTCTCATGAGTTCTGAACACTTTGGCGAAGTGTTTAACTGTCCTCCGGAATCGCCAATGAATCCCAAGAAAAAATGTCCCTTTTGGAGAACGCTTCTCTGA